In the Thunnus albacares chromosome 10, fThuAlb1.1, whole genome shotgun sequence genome, TGTCCAGGATGAGCTGCTTCTATGAAAATTAAACCGTAAAACACATTCAAGTATGGATGgttattcatatactgtataaaagaAAAGCGTAAAAAGAAAGGACATTCCCATTTAgggaaaatacaaacattacCTTCAACAGATAGAGACTTAGTCATTGtttccttcctgtttgtctcctctctctgtcgTCCTCTAGGCTCAGGAGTCGGCGTTGCTGTCGGAGGAGGTGCGAACTCAGCTGGAGCAGGTTCAGCAGAGGCTCAGCCTGGTCAGAGAGGAGGTAGTAGAGAACAGCATCTCTAGGGAAAAGGAGTCCTTTAATGCCCGACGAGCACAGGTAACACACATAGAAATACAGTCTTAAAGTTTCACACGACACATGAACTTAAAAGGCAGAAAGTGGTTCGAACACACAGTTACATTCAGAGAGGTTGTGTTTGAAAAGAGTTCAAATCAAGATTTTGCCACATTGACAGCAAAGGTAAAGATTCTACAACTTACACACTGAATAACAACcaagtaaattaaattaaagtaaattaagtacatttaaaatCAGCCAGCTTGTACCTAACTGTAGTTTAACAttcaattttaacattttgacattaaaagaatgtgaattttcaaaaaaaatttcTTTTTACACTTTGCAAGGGTTTGTGAGGGTTATGCGGTGCACTATATCTTAACCACAACCAGTTGCCAGCAGACTGACACTCTACTGACATGGTGAAAAAGTTTCACATCACTAACATTGTCAGTTTGTTGGTTACATGTTGGTGGGAAGCTCCAACATCTGAGATTGACTGCTGTGTCTGTTGTCAAGTGAGAgctaaatgtgtaaaacaagCTCCTTTTGCTCACAGCTGTCAactctaaatgtgtttttaggaGGACATCTCCAAACTTAGGAGAAAGATCGAGAAGGCCAAGAAACCAGCTGAGAAAATCAGCAACGGAGATGAGATCCTAAATGAAGAAATCAGCGAGTACAAGGTGAGTTTATgtgatataaaaacactgaataatctGTGGTCGGGGTGCAGCATCAGCTACAGAACAGCATCATGGACACTGGTCGGGGTTTTAGAGCACGTCCGCATATTTTCAATGGCAAAGTCAGATGTCACTGAACCTCCTctaccaaaaacaaacagctgtgttgATCTTAAAAGTTGTGAAGCTGTAATCCTGAAGGACTCAAAGAAATGACACCAAAACTTACAGTCTCATAGATTTGTCGTTGAGCATGAATGTTGAAAGCATAAGGACGCAGATATTGACATGTAACAACCAAGGGCAAACCTAACACTCGTATTTAGATGTTACCTGATAGGATGAACTCCTGAGCAGACATGTCCACTGCACTGGAATCACTAGCCTTTTGCAAAATCTCTAAACAGCAGGTTTCATTCTTCATCCTTATAACTTTGATTCGCAGGCTCTGTTGACGTATAAGTGGGCATTAGCAACTGAATGAACCAAAGTCATTCTTAACACTCTGATTTGCACCAAATGAGACCAACTGTCGGTGCGATCACACTCCTTTGACAGGAACACACTAGGACACGTTTAAAATTCCCAACCAACTGTGGGAAGACTCGGCATCACACATTTAATGACTGACACTTTTGCAGATTATGGTCATAAATACTAACCCGGTTTGATCTAATCACAAAGGGTCCAACTGCTTTGATTATACACTATCTATAGAGCAACTGTCCTATTTCTGATGTCCAGTACGGACTCGAGGTCTTGAAAAATCAGCCATGGCCACATCAGCTTTCATATCATGTAACATGTTCCCGGGAAAGGACAGTTGAGCTTGAAGGCCAGTCTCTATAATCACAACGCCTCCCTGCTGCCCTAGATATTTGTGTCCACTCATTAAGAACCATTCAGCTGAGGACAAAATGGCTTCTCAGTTTATTGTTCAAACCACTCTGAGCCTTCCCCTCACCTCCCCCAcatccacctctctctctctctctctcactctctcccccAGGCACGTCTAACATGTCCATGCTGCAACTCCCGCGTGAAGGATGCAGTACTGACAAAGTGCTTCCACGTCTTCTGCTTCGAGTGCGTGAAGACGCGCTACGACACGCGCCAGAGGAAGTGCCCCAAGTGCAACGCCGCTTTCGGAGCCAACGACTTCCACCGCATTTACATCGGCTAGAACTACGATTTGTCACAAAGACCGGCTGGGAAGACGAGGTCAGCAACATAAGCGGTGGTACAGACACTGCAAGGAGCAGAGACTCACCACTGCGCTCACGTGTACTTTCCTTCCTCCTGCGTGCACGGGATACTGTCAGTGTAAAAGTCGCTCGGTGACTCCAGCCTCGAACTGATGATGCTCTGAACTGAACGCTTTAATTTGGTTTTTTTAACATCGACTGAATTCAGATCCTCCCACCCAGTACCCACTacttcactgtatgttttcagATACTGGTATGTAGAGAAATGAGATTCTGTGAGTTTGCATCACACACTAAGTTTTGtggtgtgtgagtgagtgagtgagtgagtgagtgagtgagtgagtgagtgagtgagtgagtgagtgagtgagtgagtgagtgagtgagtgagtgtattTGAAAACAATTACACAAACCAGTATACAAGGAAAAAGACTAGTACAGTCAGAGAACAGCATTCCTCCCAATGAAGTGGACGTTTTGTATAATGTTAGTGTGTATGTACAGActgtttgtcattattgtttcttttttttttattattttaaaactaCTTCTTCCTGCTCCAAACTGTCCTGAAATCTCCAAAATCTCCTGATTCTATGTAATTGCTGTTCTGCTAGTTATTAAACTGACTTCAAAAGTGTCTGCTGTGCCTtccatttcactttttttccagatttaaatacagtggtggaagaagttcACAGATCCTTtagttaagtaaaagtacatcaatataaaatacatcaatgtaaaaatactccattacaattactgcatgaaaaatcctacttaagtaaaagtacataagtatcagcagcttgatgtagttaaagtatttcagtaaaagtagtagtttggtccctctgactgatatattattatatatgacatcattagattattagtactgaagcatcagtgttctGAAgtgtgaccccgactacacactgcttttttaagacgtcaaaagccaaaaaggttggaaaccactggtttcatctttaacaatgtgttgtaatttaaaagtttgttttattatccattgtgtcaagtcttcatctgaaaagtaactaaatttgttaaataaatgtagtggagtagaaagtacaatatttccctctaaaatgtagtggagtggaaatataaagtagcatcaaatggaaatactcaagtaaagtacaagtacctcaaaactgtactttagtaaatgtacttaattactttccgCCACTGCTTAAATGTTTATCAGATGTAATGAGTACGCCTGACATTTGATGTTGGGAGGGAATATAAGACCACAAGTCCCAGTGTGCAAATCTCTGTTTATCCAGTGCAGAGCGCCTttctccacccctcctcctcctcctcctcctcttcctcttatAAGACCCGGTCGTGTTTGCATACTGGAAACAGTCGCTAAAAACGCTGCGAGGAAGGGAGTGCCATGCGGGAACAGCGacaagggatttttttttaaaggttgtgCAATATAATCCATCGCAGCAGCGCATTTGATGCAAGCTCAGAGACAAAGGAGCAGTAAACTTGCCCGGCgtggagctcagagctgaaaTAAGAAGCTTTAGGAGACTCGTGGTCAGCTCAACGTCACCGCGTTTCTACTGTTTTCCTTTACGCGCAAAGCTGCAACGGAAAAGAAACTTTTTGGACACGTCGCTGCACTGTATCTTTTATTAACAACTTACTGTTGTGTCTTGACTGATGATCAAATATCTCGACCACTGCTGGATCTAAGCCTTTAACGGTTTCTTACCAAATATAGCCACTGTTAATGCTTGAGTGTCCTTGACGGAGCGGAGCGGTCCCACATTGGATATTTGCAGCGCTGCCAAAGTTTATAATTATATACTCGGTCATATCACTTTGACTTATTATAGGGCTCCATTTACAAACTGGGGTTGTCTAATTAGCAGATTGGACACTTGAATCAGTTcgtatttcatcatttttagaAGCTTGCGTAGTTCGCTTCACATTTTACTGCCTATTGTGGACTGCAGCATGTTAAAAAATTCAGTCGCCTTGTAGCTTATGACTGCTGTCACCAGAAGCCATTTTTAAGTCTTTGATTTACGAGCCTCTCTCAGTCGTTGAACACAGGCTGCTCAACCTGCTCTGTGCACATACATccatttttcactcttttttttttctattgttcTCAAATCTCCAACTATGATTTTTTGTGCGCCTGGCTCCGGGCGCGCTGGATGTGCCATAGCTCGGTTGATCCTCACCATCTGTGTGATGGTGTTCGGCTTAGTTGGAGCTGAGCAGGCCAACCCGCATAAGGAGAGCCCACCGCCGGTCACCCTCCGCACCTTGATCACGGGGACCTGCCAGGAGATCCAGCGGTACGCGGAGTCCGTGGTGGGAACCAGCGTGATACGGTCAACTGCTGAGGtacagagaggaggagcacCACCCTTTCCTGCACTAGGAAGTGGCTTTAcactctcctcttttctttttttttttattgttaatcCTATTTACTGGCTGCTATAACTTCACTGTTTGCTCTGTCACTGTTCTCGATCACTGTACCTGATGACTAATTTTACCTCTTCAACTTCAATCTTGTCACCTCTCTCCATCCATTTCTCCCCTGAGCCTAATTCACCCTTCACACACATTCCTCTCCTCTCGCCCCCCAACTTGTTAATCTCTCTCCTGATCCCCCCTCATCTTCTCTGCCCTTCTTATATCCATGCATCCCCCtcacccatgcacacacactgttctgTCTCCCTGCTTCCACCCTGCTGTGGCTCCCTTTTCCCCAGAGTGCTGTGTTATTTCTAGAGTCATTGCTTGGTCAGGAGAACGTCTATGCAGTGGCCATGGTAAGAAACCTTCTGGGTGCCTCCATCTAACCCGCCCTGACATGGTCCCTTAAACAGAGTCCTCTCAATGTGGCTCTGTTTGGCGCATGTCACCTCATAGTTACAGTGCAGAGGATTGGAGCATGACTGTAATGAAGAGGTGgccatgtgtatgtatgtgtgtgtttctacacaCTGATATTTGCATGTGAGGCTACGGTACAGGCCTACTTGTGAGTTTGTATTGATAGGATTCTGTGTATTTGCTGCAAAGCAGAAATGGCAAATTACTTAGTTGATATCTCTGAATGCAGAGTGTGTAAATCTTTGGATAAGAACTGAATTTTTTGtgacccaaaactgaaaaaaagagcCTTACTCCATCTGGTATTATAAGATTATGTTTCCAATGTGGAAACCCCAGTTGACAAAGGAAaattatgtgatttttaatggcAAAGTTTAATCCTCCAGTCAGCTTTGATGCATTAATAGTAGATTGCAtcctgtaaaataaaagttaGCGCTGTATTTTCAATTTGGAAAACTACAGAGAGACACGTCTGCAATGTTGCATTTactttaaatgtataatttttagCTTCTCTGTGAATAATAAAGAGCTAAAAATCATACATGCCATTATTATTACCAGACAGAGTCTGTCTGCctaacattttgatttaattgagCCTTATGGAATCAAACAGAGCAGTAAATcattaagtgtgtttttaagtgatacacacacacacattgacgtGGCGTGACAGATGCCTGAGTCATGCTTTGACATATTGGACAGTCCTCATGTATGAGCTGGTGTGTAGTGCAACAGGTGCAGATAAGATACTTGTCCAACTTGCTGGGTTACCCTTGACCTTGCTGGATGAAGccacactgtgtatgtgtgtgagatttgggggggtggggaggtaAAGACTGTACAGGAATAGAGAGGGGCACTGTCCAGCTGTCACTCGCATGCACAGCTGTTTGTCCAAGTCAACAATACAACACTTCTTGTATTATAAGATACATAAGAAGCCTTTTTAATATAATGATCAAGCTTGTACAAACAGCTGctgtaattatattttaatgctgCTGATCAGTCCTGCTgttatatacacataaatatcCTGTCTGCCTGTGCATTGGAGCCATGAGGATAAATCTAGGTTAGATGTGTTGTTAATGCGATCCGAATGCTGCCTCTCTTCATTATATCCAATATAATAACAAAGTTAAACATGTCTCCACCCTTCCTCTGCCCTACCACAGTTTTTGGAGATGGTGATCCGATTCCTGGCTGAAGGAGCTGCCAGCGGACTGAATGTCATCGCCGTTTACGTCACAGAGATCCTCAGAGTCACAGGATTCGATGGTGGGTACCAGGATGAGCTTGTCCTGCATGCTCCACTTATTCTAAGCTCAATACAAACTGGAATTAAGTGTTTGCTCACAGTCTGCTAGAGACAATGAAATTGGCAATGAAAGTATCAAATGCAAGTGAAAATATGAAGTCTTGCCTCTCCCTCAGGGCATTTTGTCTGCCACTCCTTTTTTACGGGAGACTGTTTACTCCTGTTGCTTCCAGGTGTTGTTGAGCTTTATTCTTCCTGAAAATTCAACTAATCTGGATTTCCTCCCTTCACAGCTGCGCTTACGCTGCCCCACTTCACTCCAGAGGGTGTGACAGCAGTCGCCCAGTGGGGTCTGTTAGCCCTCATTGGCTACTGGGTGCTGACCATTGTTCTCCGCTTGCTGATTGGTGTGATGAGGCGGGTGTTCTGGGTGGTGAAAACGGTCTTGGCTCTCTGGCTCTTCGGACTGATGGTGACTGACAAGAACGCTTCTGCAGACACCACAGCGGTTCGCCTGGCCGGCCTGGTGCTGGGATGCGTCTTGTTGACTCTGCTCACTTCCAGCTCTGAAAAGTCTTCTGCAGTAGAGCATCGGCTGAGCAGCCTGGAAGGCCGAGTGAAGGCGgtagagaagaggagaggggaatAGTGATGGAAGAGGGTGGAGGAGAAGGGGAAAGGAGTCAAGATGGACAAAGGTGATGGTGATATCGGTTATGACATTAGTAACTTTGATGGTTTCTATATTATGTCAAAGTATTATGGGAATTAAAGTAATCTCTGGGATTTTtaatcagaaatgttttttttaatttgccttcagaaaatgccaaaataatGAAACCACAATATTTTTTACACTAATAAAAAGGAATCAGTGACACACAAAGCTATTAAAAGGCTGCAATAGAAAGACAAGTGTGCACAGAGGATTGGacaattcaaaatgtcagattaaAAACTGTCTTCTTTCTGTATTGTCTCTTCCACGAttgcatacaaataaaaatcaaagcagaatttttaaataattgttcaATAAAAAGCTTCCTCTGTTGGTGGAAGgtacagtattttataataAACTGTAATAATCCAGTATCATCTTTGAGGTTTCAGTTTCAATTTACCACAACCAACCTGGTCTTCTCAACCCAGGCTGACCTGTGGCCTGTTGACAGCCTCTCCAGTCCCCTGCGCCTGGTTGCTCTGTCAGCTGGAAGCTCATTTGATCCTTCACCCCCACTGCCACTCCACCAGAGTGGAACAACCTGACCTCAGTGCCAGAATTATCATTCCTGCTAGCTCACCCTGCAGCGGCAGGACTCCCTTCCCTTTGCTGTGGTGGAGTGCCAAGTGGGACAGATCTGAATCCAGAGGGGAAACTAATTAACAGTGAGGTCTCACTGTGTCACCATCTCTCTGCATCACTGAGGAGACGCAGATAGAGAGCGATGTGATTCTACaactaaatgtttttatttactttacaaaaatgatttaacGATAGCccttgaaattttgacctgttgatggtgctagatgaaaaatTACGGGATCTCCTAAGTTATTACACTTCAATTATATAGGAGAAGATGTTAGTCAAGAGAAGTTGGGAAAATGCAGCCATTGACTTTAGTTTGACAACAGTAGCATTTCTGGATTGATGTGTGCAAACTCTCTTTGTTCTGTTTGGAAAAAGACGCCATGAAATATCTTCATCTAGAACTCCAAAAGAAACAGTGAAAGATACAGTACCTACAGTAGCTGCTCTGAATCTCCTGTGCGTCTCATTCAATGGTCTGAAGCTCAACATGAAGTAGATGCAAGTGAAGTTATTTGAAATCTGAAGCGTAGTGCTTTGAGATGTGTGCCGGGCAGATGATCAAGAGAGTTCAGTGTGACTGTAACATTATCTCACCTAAGATCCCAAATCTATTTCTAATTTAATCTGATGAGAAATGAAAGATTCAATCATGAGATTGAAGGTAATCTGTGATCAGGTTGTAATTTCTCTGGAATAATCACAGTTGGTACTTCAATGAATTATTAGGTAGCATCTTcctaaatacacaaatattaataactcaattaatttattttaaaacattttgtttagtttttatttaaaaaagataGTTCAAATGcatgttgcagtgtgtgtgtttcagacatGAATTCATCGCAGTCCTACGTAAAACTTGGGAGAGTTTATACTCAGGATCACTGACAGTAACAAATGTGGCCTCTTGTCTCACATGCCAAACAGATTTGTGGCTCTGCAGTTATTCTTTCCAACGTACAAAAGTCTCAGTCGCATTTTAACTTCTGCTCAGTCAAGTTTCTCCTGTGAACCAGTTGGTTTGGTG is a window encoding:
- the LOC122990662 gene encoding transmembrane protein 109-like isoform X1; amino-acid sequence: MIFCAPGSGRAGCAIARLILTICVMVFGLVGAEQANPHKESPPPVTLRTLITGTCQEIQRYAESVVGTSVIRSTAESAVLFLESLLGQENVYAVAMFLEMVIRFLAEGAASGLNVIAVYVTEILRVTGFDAALTLPHFTPEGVTAVAQWGLLALIGYWVLTIVLRLLIGVMRRVFWVVKTVLALWLFGLMVTDKNASADTTAVRLAGLVLGCVLLTLLTSSSEKSSAVEHRLSSLEGRVKAVEKRRGE
- the LOC122990662 gene encoding transmembrane protein 109-like isoform X2 → MIFCAPGSGRAGCAIARLILTICVMVFGLVGAEQANPHKESPPPVTLRTLITGTCQEIQRYAESVVGTSVIRSTAEFLEMVIRFLAEGAASGLNVIAVYVTEILRVTGFDAALTLPHFTPEGVTAVAQWGLLALIGYWVLTIVLRLLIGVMRRVFWVVKTVLALWLFGLMVTDKNASADTTAVRLAGLVLGCVLLTLLTSSSEKSSAVEHRLSSLEGRVKAVEKRRGE